GATTACTCCTGTCTTTCTCATTACAAAATTCTGTTTCTTATCTAAAATATGCTACTACTTTGTGCAGCTGAATAATATTCATGATAGCATTGAGTTCATAAGCTCCAGGCCAAAACCTCTTGTCATTTATGCCTTCACCGGGGATGAAACATTCAAGAAACAAATTCTATCAAAAACATCCTCCGGAAGTGTGACTTTCAACGACACCCTGCTTCAAGTACGATCCCATCTCTTCCATTTGCTTGCTTCAGTATTGTTAGAACTCGGAGTGCATTACGTTTCATGTTGAACTTGCAGTTTGTATGTGATTCTCTACCCTTTGGAGGTGTTGGTCAAAGTGGCTTCGGAAGATACCACGGGAAGTACTCTTTCGATACTTTCAGTCATGAAAAAGCAATCTTGCAAAGACGTTTCTTCCCTGAGCTTGAGCCCAGGTATCCACCATGGAATAACTTCAAGTTTCAATTCATCAAATTGCTCTACGCCTTCAACTATATTGGATTAGTATTGCTACTCCTGGGATTGAAGAAGTAGCTCTCAGGTTTGGAGTAAGGCAGCACTTCTTCGATGAACTTAATTATGTTTGCTCCACTTTATTGCATAAAAACAAGATTAGTAGTCCTGTATTAGTATCCCTCTAGCATGCTTCTCTGTTGCTTGGAGgtctaattttatattatcaaataaagattttaaatcTATCTTCTATTCATGGAAAGAACCATTAGCGGGCTAAAAAACCTCAACGGGCTGGCTAGCtttagtttcttttcttcttcttttgttttcagaTCAATTATATACCGATAAAGTCGGGATTATAAAATTAGTATTTCCTTAGGTTTAATTAGCCATATTTCTGAAGTTTCAAAAgtcaaaaacatgaaagtttttGTGGCATTCAAGAACATGAAGGTAGCAGCAACAGATTAGTGATCAAAACTGAAACAAAACTATACGGATCCGTCATCATGAAGCTCAATAATGTTCTCAGACCCCAAGGAGAACTCTCAAATATACACAAAAACATCcaaaattatacaataatccttaacaaatcaatttcatattatataatcaaagttaaaaaataagagcATAGCATCAGCAgatgctaaaaaaaacaaaaaaaacaggctAACAGTTactggctaaaaaaaaaaacaagcacagCAAGAAATCCATTTTCTATGGGGCACAGTTTCTGTCACCCACCTACCTATTGATCATGGTAGGACCCTAGAACTTGCTGCCACATCTTTTTAGTGAAAGCACATAGGAAAACGGAAAGGCATGTTAGCGTCCTCATTAGCCATATTAATTCACCCCTCGAGGTTTCACACACGCAAACAAACGCACGAAAACAAGAAATCAACCTCAATATTACCAGAAGCATATCATTTCATGAAAATCTAAATCATTCGAGCATGAACAGGGCTCTTTGTTTTACTGCAAATCAACCTCAATATTTACTAGCACAAATTATCAACTCTGGTTagcacaaaataatatatttatattttttttaaaattatttttaatctctgTCAAAATAAGTTAATAACACTTTAGCAAAAGAAACTTATCCTTAATCAAACAAACAGACCTAAAAGGGTGGTTTTGACTTTCTACTCTCGCAGACCAGACAAATAAATAGAAGGGTGTAGTCGTCTTAAGAATAATCAACCAATAAAAAGCTGCCACATATAAAGTCAAAAGGTCAATCCCGCCAAATTCCTCCAACGCCCGCCGCCCGCTCACATAGATTCTCCCTTGCCAAACTTAAAGATCGTAAATGGAAGCGACCCTCTATAATCATCTTCTTTCTCGAATCTTCTCTTACACGTTaccaaaacccaaaaacccATCAAATGACCCGACCCATTTTATCTTTGCGATGAAAAACCCATTTAAGCCAATATTTATAACACCAAAAACAATCACCTTCAATTCAAGATCTCAAGATCCCAAATCCTGTCACGTTACTGCCAATTTTGAAATGGCAAcggaaaataaaaatcaacagatTGAATCAACGGTGATGAGTAAACAAGGAGAGGAAGAATCGAAGAAGAAGACGGCTCCCCCGCCGccccgccgccgccgccgccccCGAGAAGCCGGAGCCAGGAGATTGTTGTGGGAGTGGATGTATTCGATGTGTCTGGGATGTGTATTATGAGGAGCTTGAGGAATATGACAAGCTTTATAAATCTGATTCTTCAAAATCTTAGCCCACCCCTCGTGATGTGATGATGAACTGTATTCtttcagatttgtttttctgGGTTACAGATTCAATTAATTAGGTGgtgttcttgatttttatatttatgaatatGCGGTCCTTGATTGTAATTCGACTGTACCAGGCAACAATAGAAATTCCTGAAtcaggattattttttttatggtaattatcgattttctttattttgattaatgagATCTAATTTCATTGAAATGAAGAACGATTTAGCgttgttataaattataaccTGATTCAATTTGATTACAGCGAGTTAATTTCGgttatgaataattttaaaaatattaaaataaaaacatgtttgataaaataaaatctaaattaaattaggttttaattTAAGTGATCATAGttttattacaatatttttaatgaaaaaaattaaaataaaaactttgagTAGAAAAAATTCTCTTTAATTTCTACAACTAAAAGCTGTAcacaaaagtaataaaaaaaatattattttaagattttgaaaataagttaaaataatattgtttttttaaattaaaataaataaataaattatattttgaccgGTTAACTTTTCGGATAATCTAGAATTGACTGCTACGTGGTTTTTTGAAACTCTGTTAAAGCCAGGCTTCGAATGGATTAAACCCATTAATCTATcggataaattgaaaaatcgaTGAAATCTGGGGGTTAATTGAAACAAACGAAACTATTTGGATAAAACCGAGATACCAGGGGAAAATTAAACTATACCCATAAAAAACATTACTAGCGTACGAGGAAAAGCAGTTACTGAGCAATTATTTGTTGTTGCTAAAAGAAGCGAAGATGAAGAGAATCCAGTGTAGTATACCTCTTAATCGGACAACAATTgggttattattgttgttggtcGCGTTAGCAAATGAATTGAAAGTAACCGAAGCATCGAATTCAGCTTCAGCTTTTGTTCAAAACGTTATCTACTCCAACAAGATCGTCATCTTCTCCAAATCTTACTGCCCGTAAATTCTATAATTCTCTCTCTTAATTTCTGTTTTGTggcatttttttcatgaatattaatttgtgTTATTAGTATTAATTTATGCCTTGGACGTGGATGATTTTGTTCTTTTAGTTCTCCTTTTATGATTGATTTGTGtttcctttttaaatttaaaaagtgggTCTTGGttagaattttggaaattagttTTTGATATTGGAATTTGGTTAGTATATTATTGGATTGggatatgaatttaattttcatggaaaGTTCTTTGAATTATATGAATTTCTGGGAATTCTAGTTTACAGCCAATCGTCTATGTTTTATGAATTCTgggaattaattttaatacacaGCTAACTGTGCAGTGCAAAAGCTGAATCTCACTTGAGCATTTTGGGAGGAAGAAtcgtgatttgttttctttttgttgatagGTATTGTTTGCGTGCCAAGCGTGTGTTCAGTGAACTGTATGAGAAACCTTTTGCCGTGGAGCTTGATCTTCGAGGTATCTCTATTTAGCTACAGATTCATGTAGCATGGGTTCCGGGAAAAATGGTTTAAATTGGCAGTGTTTCGATGAATTTTGCAGATGATGGAGGTGAAATTCAGGATTATCTGCTTGATTTAGTTGGCAAGCGCACTGTCCCTCAAATATTTGTGAATGGCAAGCATATTGGTGGATCTGATGGTTAGCTGCTCTGTTCCTTgccctctttcttctttttaaaattttccttcTCTGAGGGATGTATTGGTTTTCAGGCTTGTTTCTCTTCATTTTACTAATGCTATTTGATcgttaattttgatatttagatCTCAGAGCTGCCGTCGAGAGTGGTCAACTGCAGAAACTTCTAGGCACGGAGTAGTGGAAATGCTGGAATCTGATTAGAAGCTGCATCCGGTATTGAAGTCCAATGGAGCTTGAAGTATTTATCATAACTTGATAAGGTTCTGTTTTTGTAGAGCCATGTTAACAACACATTGTGTTGATATAGGGTTGATTTTGTCCTTTGTTTTGAAATTGTGAGTTGAAGTTAAAGAATATATCATAGCACTT
This Populus alba chromosome 7, ASM523922v2, whole genome shotgun sequence DNA region includes the following protein-coding sequences:
- the LOC118063100 gene encoding glutaredoxin-C3, translated to MKRIQCSIPLNRTTIGLLLLLVALANELKVTEASNSASAFVQNVIYSNKIVIFSKSYCPYCLRAKRVFSELYEKPFAVELDLRDDGGEIQDYLLDLVGKRTVPQIFVNGKHIGGSDDLRAAVESGQLQKLLGTE